A genomic window from Candidatus Bathyarchaeota archaeon includes:
- a CDS encoding helix-turn-helix transcriptional regulator, translating into MKMSTLLQSPCVRILLFLYDRDEVRYTELTNLIASRGTLSVNLKELDAEGLLQRRIVATKPIQAHYSLTDKGIEIATYLDKIMETL; encoded by the coding sequence ATGAAGATGTCAACATTATTGCAGTCGCCATGTGTTAGAATCCTTCTTTTCCTTTATGACAGAGATGAGGTGCGATACACGGAATTAACGAACTTAATAGCTAGCAGGGGAACCCTTTCGGTTAATTTAAAAGAATTAGATGCAGAAGGTTTGCTGCAAAGGAGGATTGTGGCAACTAAACCCATCCAAGCCCATTACTCATTAACAGACAAAGGTATTGAAATTGCTACATACCTTGATAAAATAATGGAAACTTTATAA
- a CDS encoding restriction endonuclease subunit S: MTNLKQEPIVEFHKEWTVHKVKDVFSLEYGKGLPTRQRVFGKYPVVGSNGIIDQHNEALVIGPGIVVGRKGTIGAISWMDSDFWPIDTTYYVKVKRDDVFIRWLFYKLSHLNLERFNMSDVVPGLKRDLVYSINFAIPPFPEQKKIAGVLSTVDDAIRLVDVAIARTERLKKRLIQKLFTVGIGNTEFKETKIGKIPETWKVIKLEKLLKVQGGFAFKSADYVKDGVPLLRIANVSFGEITQDNLVRLPPNYIRDYSEFALKENDLLIVLTRPIIEGGFKAGKITSYDLPALLNQRIGRLRLKKSDQINSDFMFYLMFSSSFINQMQKGLAVMNQPNISTRKIERFNIPLPPIQEQKKIAEVLTTIDLSLCLHKKRKQKVQRIKQGLMNELLSGRKRVRVGVSVA; this comes from the coding sequence ATGACTAATTTAAAACAGGAACCAATAGTTGAATTTCATAAAGAGTGGACAGTTCATAAGGTCAAAGATGTTTTTTCCTTGGAATATGGGAAGGGATTACCTACAAGACAAAGAGTTTTTGGCAAATATCCTGTGGTAGGTTCAAACGGTATTATTGACCAGCACAATGAAGCATTGGTTATTGGACCTGGAATAGTTGTTGGGAGAAAAGGGACAATTGGCGCTATTTCATGGATGGACTCTGATTTCTGGCCGATAGATACTACATATTATGTCAAAGTCAAAAGAGATGATGTTTTCATTAGATGGTTGTTCTACAAACTATCACACCTAAACCTTGAACGGTTCAACATGTCAGATGTAGTTCCAGGACTAAAAAGAGATTTAGTTTACTCCATCAACTTTGCTATTCCCCCCTTTCCTGAACAGAAAAAAATTGCTGGAGTTCTTTCTACTGTTGATGATGCTATTCGTTTGGTTGATGTAGCTATTGCGCGGACTGAGCGGCTGAAGAAGAGGTTAATACAAAAACTGTTTACAGTGGGCATAGGAAATACAGAATTCAAGGAGACAAAAATAGGAAAAATTCCTGAAACATGGAAGGTAATAAAATTAGAAAAATTACTGAAAGTTCAGGGTGGATTTGCGTTTAAAAGTGCTGATTATGTCAAAGATGGAGTTCCTTTGTTACGCATAGCCAATGTATCATTTGGAGAAATAACACAAGATAACTTAGTTAGATTGCCGCCTAATTATATTAGAGATTATTCTGAATTTGCACTAAAAGAAAATGATTTGTTAATAGTTTTAACGCGACCAATTATTGAAGGCGGATTTAAGGCAGGTAAAATTACTAGTTATGATTTACCGGCACTACTAAATCAACGAATAGGTCGATTACGACTAAAAAAATCAGATCAAATAAATTCAGATTTTATGTTTTATCTAATGTTTTCTTCGTCATTTATTAACCAGATGCAAAAGGGTCTAGCCGTAATGAATCAACCAAACATTAGTACTCGCAAAATCGAGCGATTTAATATACCTTTACCTCCGATCCAAGAACAAAAGAAAATAGCTGAAGTTCTTACAACTATTGACCTTAGTTTATGTCTACATAAAAAACGCAAACAGAAAGTCCAACGAATCAAACAAGGTTTAATGAATGAGTTGCTTTCGGGTAGGAAAAGGGTTAGGGTTGGGGTAAGTGTTGCCTAA
- a CDS encoding HsdR family type I site-specific deoxyribonuclease → MPKFGEKSLVEDYFVEELEKRGWGFVVGDSLERESLEETLLMPVLVRALESVNEDIEIGNEEIQAALNELKLRGTGIEGSKYILNYFKFGIPIKFEKERIVKYVQLFDYNNIENNNFIVSRQVIHKSGDKEVRNDIILYANGIPLVNIECKNPASFSEDWHTAYRQIKDYEKTIPELYKYVQVGIGAEQNAKYFTIVPWLDETHTHEWKEPSKDPIDSTIEMLTPNTLLNIIKNYLFFRLEHGSANKVIARYMQYRAAEKIYNRIIKYLKGKTEKNKGLIWHWQGSGKTLTMIFAANKAYQDEDLGNPTIFFIVDREELQEQLNNEFNALDITTPEVIDSIQRLREVIKHDEGRGKRGIHITLIHKFRPEELEQLQKELEKQSETQETLLTRKNVVAFIDEGHRTQYGTLAGQMKLILKNAFFFSFTGTPISIKQRNTYDEFAYPPEENYFDRYFITDSIKDGFTVKIAYQPRLEKEPGIHLNKQMLDTFIQVEFEEIPEQYREKVEEKVKKRIDKIRVVLENEKRINRIAEDIAEHFKDNLDGKFKAMIVAVSRKACVHYKRALDKHLPKEYSEVVMTYTRDDKEPIQSYLRELQQRFKGKEPDDIRKELVEKYKEETLPKILIVTDMLLTGFDAPILQAQYLDKPLKGHRLLQAIARTNRPYKDIKEAGMILDYVGILKEFQKAFKEYSKEDITGILYDMAELRKEFTNLITQTMQMFENIPKDQYDRKTMLQAIEILTTEEENSKAFLQNYKQLRKLFELLGPDEVKIRLYNEYKWLSLVYTFYITWIMGQTPQTQNIYIQKYFQKTLKYVHESTEVAELQKDLPIIEFDDHYMEKLQEKAKTKEEKAANIVFTLNRFVLVEKHKNPIYETLTDKVERILTLWKQRTKDYEKIYKEGTETIQQLNQLQARQKTLNFNNLRYSILLGLEQKFTQDPLLVNDVETLSKQIEQHMFPRWYQQKTARKNIEREVRRFLRRYIKRYNIKLSDLEELYQKVMDSVKNYAQKR, encoded by the coding sequence TTGCCTAAGTTTGGTGAAAAGAGTCTTGTTGAGGATTATTTCGTTGAAGAGCTAGAGAAGAGAGGATGGGGGTTTGTTGTTGGTGATAGTTTGGAACGGGAGAGTCTTGAGGAAACTTTGCTTATGCCCGTTTTGGTTAGAGCTCTTGAAAGTGTGAATGAAGATATAGAGATTGGGAACGAAGAGATTCAGGCAGCATTAAATGAGTTGAAATTAAGAGGCACAGGAATCGAGGGATCCAAATACATTCTTAATTACTTTAAATTTGGTATTCCAATAAAGTTTGAAAAAGAAAGAATCGTAAAATACGTCCAACTCTTCGATTATAACAATATTGAAAATAACAACTTTATTGTTAGCAGACAAGTTATCCATAAGAGTGGAGATAAAGAGGTCAGAAACGACATAATCCTATACGCTAATGGAATTCCCCTTGTTAACATCGAATGCAAGAACCCGGCAAGTTTCTCCGAAGACTGGCACACAGCATACCGCCAAATCAAGGACTACGAAAAAACAATCCCAGAACTCTACAAATACGTACAAGTTGGAATTGGCGCAGAACAAAATGCAAAATACTTCACCATTGTCCCATGGCTAGACGAAACACATACCCACGAATGGAAAGAACCAAGCAAAGACCCCATAGATTCCACTATCGAAATGCTAACACCAAATACATTGCTTAACATAATCAAAAACTACCTATTTTTTAGGCTAGAACATGGAAGCGCAAACAAGGTCATTGCCAGATACATGCAGTACAGAGCAGCAGAAAAAATCTACAACCGAATCATAAAATACCTAAAAGGAAAAACAGAAAAAAACAAAGGATTAATCTGGCACTGGCAAGGCAGCGGCAAAACATTAACCATGATTTTCGCAGCAAACAAAGCCTACCAGGATGAAGATCTTGGAAATCCAACAATATTCTTCATCGTGGACAGGGAAGAACTACAAGAACAATTGAACAACGAATTTAACGCCCTTGACATAACCACACCCGAGGTCATCGACTCGATCCAGAGACTACGAGAGGTAATAAAACATGATGAAGGCAGAGGAAAACGGGGCATCCATATAACCCTAATACACAAATTTAGACCAGAAGAACTCGAGCAACTCCAAAAAGAGCTGGAAAAACAATCCGAAACCCAAGAAACACTTCTAACCCGAAAGAATGTAGTGGCATTCATAGATGAGGGCCATAGAACCCAATACGGCACTCTAGCTGGACAAATGAAGCTAATCCTCAAAAATGCATTCTTCTTTTCATTCACTGGAACCCCCATTTCAATAAAACAAAGAAACACTTACGACGAATTTGCCTACCCTCCAGAAGAAAACTACTTTGACCGATACTTCATAACTGACTCTATCAAAGACGGTTTCACAGTAAAAATCGCATATCAACCCAGACTAGAAAAAGAGCCAGGAATACACCTCAACAAACAGATGCTAGATACCTTCATTCAAGTTGAATTTGAAGAAATCCCAGAACAATACCGCGAAAAAGTAGAAGAGAAAGTCAAAAAACGAATAGACAAAATTCGAGTAGTTTTAGAAAACGAAAAACGAATCAACAGAATAGCCGAAGACATCGCAGAACACTTCAAAGACAACCTAGATGGCAAATTCAAAGCCATGATTGTAGCCGTAAGCAGAAAAGCGTGCGTCCACTACAAACGAGCCCTAGACAAACATCTACCAAAAGAATACTCTGAAGTTGTTATGACATACACAAGAGACGACAAAGAACCAATACAAAGTTACCTAAGAGAACTGCAACAAAGATTCAAAGGAAAAGAACCAGACGACATCAGAAAAGAACTAGTAGAAAAATACAAAGAAGAAACCCTCCCCAAAATCCTTATTGTCACAGACATGCTCCTGACTGGTTTTGACGCTCCAATCCTCCAAGCCCAATACCTAGACAAGCCACTCAAAGGACATCGACTACTACAAGCTATTGCACGAACAAACAGACCATACAAGGACATCAAAGAAGCAGGCATGATCCTAGACTACGTGGGGATACTAAAAGAATTCCAAAAAGCATTCAAAGAATACAGCAAAGAAGACATAACCGGCATCCTGTACGACATGGCTGAACTCAGAAAAGAATTCACAAACCTAATCACTCAAACAATGCAAATGTTCGAGAACATCCCCAAAGACCAATACGATAGAAAAACAATGCTCCAAGCCATCGAGATACTAACAACCGAAGAAGAAAACAGCAAAGCATTTCTCCAAAACTACAAACAACTCAGAAAACTCTTCGAACTCCTAGGACCAGACGAAGTAAAGATAAGATTATACAACGAATACAAGTGGCTCTCATTAGTTTACACCTTTTACATAACATGGATAATGGGACAGACACCCCAAACCCAAAACATCTACATCCAAAAATACTTTCAAAAAACCCTCAAATATGTCCACGAATCAACCGAAGTCGCAGAACTCCAAAAAGACCTTCCCATCATAGAATTTGACGACCATTATATGGAAAAACTGCAAGAGAAAGCCAAAACCAAAGAAGAAAAAGCTGCAAACATTGTCTTCACACTAAACAGATTCGTTTTAGTAGAGAAACACAAAAACCCCATCTACGAAACGCTTACAGACAAAGTTGAAAGAATCCTCACATTATGGAAACAAAGAACCAAAGACTACGAAAAAATCTACAAAGAAGGAACCGAAACCATCCAACAACTCAACCAACTCCAAGCAAGACAAAAAACCCTAAACTTCAACAACCTCCGATACTCGATACTTTTAGGTTTAGAACAGAAATTCACCCAAGATCCACTACTAGTCAATGACGTCGAAACATTATCAAAACAGATAGAGCAACATATGTTCCCACGTTGGTACCAACAAAAGACCGCAAGAAAAAA
- a CDS encoding SAM-dependent DNA methyltransferase gives MKTIAAKLPNWVEKRYSILWDSFGAKQFNLDSATEVLEEKNKDKASEIPVYLSELRKAGWLISKLDPSDARKRIYSLKSRTDMVKDVFSVSKEKLSRRDIEGILKKAADLIRTRVDYKFILILLFLKRISDKWELEYENAYNEALEDSFTEEQATIEAKNVAYHDFDLPEEYLWENIRKDVNTLPEKFSKALKKIAELNPELKDVVDSVDFVQFAASRENAEILRQLIELFSEKKLHKVSPDILGDAYEWILRYFAPTKAKEGEIYTPREVIQVLIEILDPKPEESVYDPACGSAGMLIEAFKHVEKNFGKDGATKLFLYGQEANQKTIALAKMNMYIHDIRDSHLDYGDTFLYPKFKEGDSLKQFNIVIANPPWNQDGYGEDVLKKGEFWRKRFTYGFSPRSSADWAWIQHMLASAGDGNTRVGIVIDNGSLFRSGAEQTIRSQILEADLIDSIILLPDKLFYNTGAPGALIIFKRNKPEERENKVLFINASKEYKQHPDVRKLNILEENNIKKIAETYNEYKQEKGFSRAVTLSEIKENKHNLNVTLYVYPEEETEQIDLAKEWQELNSIEKEITENKIKIEEILKEIGWIV, from the coding sequence ATGAAAACTATTGCGGCGAAATTGCCTAACTGGGTTGAAAAACGGTATTCGATTTTGTGGGATTCGTTTGGGGCGAAACAGTTCAATTTAGATAGCGCCACTGAAGTTTTGGAGGAGAAGAATAAGGATAAAGCTTCTGAAATTCCTGTTTATCTTTCTGAATTACGAAAAGCAGGATGGTTAATCAGTAAACTTGACCCTTCGGATGCTCGAAAACGAATTTATTCTTTGAAAAGTCGCACAGATATGGTTAAAGACGTTTTTTCAGTCAGTAAGGAAAAACTTAGTCGAAGAGACATTGAAGGCATATTAAAGAAGGCAGCAGACCTTATTCGTACACGTGTTGATTACAAATTTATTTTGATTTTGTTGTTCTTGAAACGAATTAGTGACAAATGGGAACTTGAATATGAAAATGCCTACAACGAAGCCCTCGAAGATAGCTTTACTGAAGAACAAGCAACAATTGAGGCAAAAAATGTAGCATATCACGATTTTGACCTGCCTGAAGAATATCTTTGGGAAAACATTAGAAAAGACGTTAACACACTTCCTGAAAAGTTTTCTAAAGCATTAAAAAAAATAGCTGAACTAAATCCTGAGCTTAAAGATGTTGTTGACAGTGTAGATTTTGTTCAGTTTGCTGCTAGCCGCGAAAACGCCGAGATTCTTAGACAATTAATTGAGTTGTTTAGTGAGAAAAAGTTACACAAAGTTTCTCCAGACATTTTAGGTGATGCTTACGAGTGGATTTTAAGATATTTTGCCCCTACGAAAGCTAAGGAAGGAGAAATTTATACTCCTCGTGAGGTTATCCAAGTTCTTATCGAGATTCTTGACCCTAAACCTGAGGAAAGTGTCTATGATCCAGCCTGCGGATCTGCAGGCATGTTAATTGAAGCTTTCAAACATGTTGAAAAGAACTTTGGCAAAGATGGGGCAACTAAACTTTTCCTTTACGGTCAAGAAGCCAACCAGAAGACAATTGCCTTAGCCAAAATGAACATGTACATCCATGACATTAGAGATTCGCATCTGGATTACGGAGACACTTTTCTTTATCCCAAATTCAAAGAAGGCGACAGTCTAAAACAGTTCAATATAGTGATTGCTAATCCGCCATGGAACCAAGATGGATACGGTGAAGATGTTCTAAAGAAAGGAGAGTTCTGGAGAAAACGCTTTACATACGGTTTTAGTCCCAGAAGCTCAGCGGACTGGGCATGGATACAGCACATGTTAGCTTCAGCAGGAGACGGCAACACAAGAGTCGGAATAGTCATAGACAATGGTTCCCTATTCAGAAGTGGAGCAGAACAAACAATACGCTCACAGATTCTAGAAGCAGACCTCATAGACTCGATTATCTTATTGCCCGATAAGTTGTTCTATAATACAGGGGCACCCGGAGCACTAATTATCTTCAAAAGAAATAAGCCTGAAGAAAGAGAAAACAAGGTTTTGTTCATCAACGCTTCCAAAGAATACAAACAGCATCCAGATGTCCGAAAACTGAACATTCTTGAAGAAAACAACATAAAGAAAATAGCAGAAACCTACAACGAATACAAACAAGAAAAAGGTTTCTCAAGAGCAGTTACATTATCCGAAATCAAAGAAAACAAACACAACCTCAACGTAACACTCTATGTCTACCCCGAAGAAGAAACCGAGCAAATCGACCTAGCAAAAGAATGGCAGGAGTTGAATTCCATAGAGAAAGAAATTACTGAAAATAAGATAAAAATTGAGGAGATTTTAAAGGAGATTGGTTGGATTGTGTAA
- a CDS encoding nucleotidyl transferase AbiEii/AbiGii toxin family protein, whose amino-acid sequence MIPQQKLREKARDRGLALDVIEKDYALGWILVGLSYSSLKNLLIFKGGTALSKIYFPLEWRISEDLDFTLQNESTTKEISEILVEELPQIISEKSKGLKLRYREDPYVTEKFLRVRAQYFGPITTNSVKIEVTIEQFIGDFKVIQASKHYDYPNFSLSCYTLETILAEKLRAILQRGHLRDYYDAWKLLKENKVENARVKELFLEKCKAKNVEFDNINQFFPENIVETLKPYLKIGLTRMSSEELPPLSVWIKELKGLLDNITLEPD is encoded by the coding sequence ATGATTCCACAGCAAAAATTAAGAGAAAAAGCCCGTGATAGAGGATTAGCTCTAGACGTTATTGAAAAAGATTATGCACTTGGATGGATTCTTGTTGGGCTGTCTTATAGCTCTTTAAAAAATTTATTAATTTTTAAAGGTGGAACCGCTTTATCTAAAATCTATTTTCCACTTGAATGGAGAATTTCAGAAGACCTTGATTTTACTTTGCAAAATGAATCAACAACTAAAGAAATATCTGAAATATTAGTCGAAGAATTACCCCAAATAATTTCGGAAAAAAGTAAGGGCTTAAAACTACGGTACAGAGAAGATCCATATGTTACTGAAAAATTTTTAAGAGTTCGAGCTCAATATTTTGGTCCAATAACGACAAACAGCGTAAAAATTGAGGTAACAATAGAGCAATTCATAGGTGACTTTAAAGTAATTCAAGCTTCAAAACACTATGATTATCCTAATTTCTCACTTTCTTGTTACACATTAGAAACTATTCTTGCAGAAAAGTTGAGAGCAATTTTACAAAGAGGTCACTTAAGAGATTATTATGATGCTTGGAAATTGTTAAAAGAAAATAAAGTTGAAAATGCCCGAGTTAAAGAACTATTTTTAGAGAAGTGTAAAGCAAAGAATGTGGAATTCGATAATATAAATCAGTTTTTTCCTGAGAATATTGTTGAGACTTTAAAACCATATCTTAAAATTGGTCTCACTAGAATGAGTTCAGAAGAATTGCCACCATTATCTGTTTGGATCAAAGAATTGAAAGGGTTACTAGATAATATAACTCTTGAACCTGACTAA
- a CDS encoding AAA family ATPase, which produces MKGKKPSSVIHVSVRLPWHDRGWDGCVCNNPKQNVYCGGLRSVNAKQIRKFKYLDEDGNCKFSEKGVVSDRPPCTETINVFGQNEVEHLHIPPDFMYGKDVTPKNEVLPPTSSGTWPFESMWDGKGKPLAPDVRKSVGEEHFEKLTEMDSLVFYYCNYDNPITADKKKYLLVGIARLKSKRDGLICWPEIPSWLANRYGDFVWSWILQNNYPEEGVRIPYQEYLDNGNKPEDLDDIAVVIEDDLERRFKYVSRHLTNDDATVLIEGAIRAIKQVKKDGIATPKYCSWDDQIDWLDKILRECWRNRGLYPGLASTLAYCTFKEPATYIKELSKKLPNEDLCDYVFNRLEETPKKSVKIGKQEADFYANAKERYQALDPIVRKLCRECLPLFDLTDDQVANILGDHRSDFGISSSLETIYSNPYCICEEYVGSDIEDKISFYRIDNGMIPPAELGGKIERIPLDDPRRLRAMMIKDLETAGSQGHTFMDREDLFASLHEKHEESGRIGRFLFDSATWRQYQEFFTQKLESDQVAGLEAIFLEQLYKAERKIRNEIVGLNREKLMSSSNLDWRKIIEDGFKEKGFEQEPIDEAINQQVTALEVLYRARFAVLTGGAGVGKTTVLNAFVKGVHELDEDHQFLLLAPTGKASIVMRQKIGLEAKTIHSFLKTYKWLNPKNWTLKREGGKKAGGIDTVIIDEASMLDVELLATLFRALNWNEIERVIFVGDANQLPPIGPGKPFSDILDYIRSDKTRKKEHLAELTFNCRQSQGSQIAKLAAHYSCSKERPDEEVLWLLDSKSSSGDLVVRIWENEDELYEIMETALFEALYEVAKNKSIPALEELNKLYDSVHGLDKLGVKKDLEAVQVIAPYRHNASGVDPLNLYLQRLIRGDDAVRKFAVNGFVFWDKILQVRNVTYFAYDHDLGKSVRNEDTYVPNGTIGYVYPKRVNGNKIQAKFPTEFMRYSYYLGSKMCNQNLELGYVLSVHKSQGSQFTNTIFVLPDEDSDFLSRELLYTALTRAQGKLFLLLQNGSRLLKDRLWSGNSEIIRRNSALFKTAKGIPKGGFQKYRPEGLIYEVLPDLLVRSRAEVEISKALVDADIPFYYEKPLLSKDGQTFRLPDFTFKFKRKTYFWEHLGRLDDPIYAKDWERKRSWYVANGYENQLLTTPIEGLDIKKSIHSILQNRLGITV; this is translated from the coding sequence TTGAAAGGAAAAAAACCTTCAAGTGTAATTCATGTTTCAGTTAGATTGCCTTGGCATGATCGTGGATGGGATGGATGTGTATGTAACAATCCTAAACAAAATGTTTATTGTGGTGGGTTGAGGTCAGTAAATGCCAAGCAAATACGCAAGTTCAAATATTTAGATGAAGATGGAAATTGTAAATTTTCGGAAAAAGGTGTAGTAAGCGATAGACCTCCGTGCACTGAAACAATTAACGTCTTTGGCCAAAATGAAGTTGAACATTTGCACATTCCTCCAGATTTTATGTATGGGAAAGATGTTACACCAAAAAATGAGGTATTGCCTCCAACTTCTTCAGGAACTTGGCCTTTTGAAAGTATGTGGGATGGAAAAGGTAAACCGTTAGCTCCTGATGTTCGAAAAAGTGTTGGAGAAGAACATTTTGAAAAACTTACAGAAATGGATAGTTTAGTATTTTATTATTGCAATTATGACAACCCAATCACAGCTGATAAAAAGAAATATTTGCTGGTGGGTATTGCTCGATTAAAAAGTAAACGAGACGGTCTTATTTGTTGGCCAGAGATTCCAAGCTGGTTAGCAAACAGGTATGGGGATTTTGTTTGGTCATGGATTTTACAAAATAATTATCCCGAGGAAGGTGTTCGCATTCCTTATCAGGAGTATCTCGATAACGGAAATAAACCTGAAGACCTTGATGATATTGCAGTTGTAATTGAAGACGATTTGGAGCGGCGTTTCAAATATGTTAGTAGGCATTTAACGAATGATGATGCAACTGTTCTTATTGAAGGAGCTATTCGAGCGATAAAACAGGTTAAGAAGGATGGGATAGCAACTCCAAAGTATTGTAGTTGGGATGACCAGATTGACTGGTTAGATAAGATTTTGCGTGAGTGTTGGCGTAACAGGGGTCTTTATCCTGGGCTTGCTTCAACTCTTGCTTATTGTACTTTTAAGGAGCCTGCAACTTACATTAAAGAACTATCAAAAAAGCTTCCAAATGAGGACTTGTGTGATTATGTTTTTAATCGTTTAGAAGAAACACCTAAAAAATCTGTTAAGATAGGTAAACAAGAAGCTGACTTTTATGCTAACGCTAAAGAAAGATATCAGGCTCTCGATCCAATTGTTAGAAAACTATGTCGAGAGTGTTTGCCTCTTTTTGACTTGACTGATGATCAAGTTGCGAATATTCTCGGAGACCATCGAAGTGATTTTGGTATTTCATCGAGTTTAGAAACCATTTATTCTAATCCCTATTGTATTTGTGAAGAATACGTGGGGTCAGATATAGAGGATAAAATTAGTTTCTATCGTATTGATAATGGTATGATTCCTCCTGCAGAACTTGGGGGAAAAATTGAACGGATTCCTCTTGATGATCCTCGAAGATTAAGGGCTATGATGATAAAAGATCTTGAAACTGCAGGTTCCCAAGGGCACACTTTCATGGACCGTGAAGACCTTTTTGCATCTTTACATGAAAAACACGAAGAATCTGGAAGAATTGGGCGTTTCTTATTTGATTCTGCTACTTGGCGTCAATATCAAGAATTTTTCACTCAGAAATTGGAGTCTGACCAAGTTGCTGGACTAGAAGCAATATTTCTTGAACAACTATACAAAGCAGAACGAAAAATCAGAAATGAAATAGTTGGTCTAAATAGAGAAAAATTAATGTCCTCGTCCAACCTTGATTGGAGAAAAATTATTGAAGACGGATTCAAAGAGAAGGGTTTTGAGCAGGAACCTATTGACGAAGCAATAAATCAGCAAGTAACAGCATTAGAGGTTCTTTACCGGGCGCGTTTTGCTGTTCTTACAGGAGGCGCTGGTGTTGGAAAAACTACTGTTTTGAATGCCTTTGTTAAAGGTGTTCACGAGTTAGATGAAGACCATCAGTTTTTGTTATTAGCGCCTACTGGTAAAGCTTCAATCGTCATGCGTCAAAAAATTGGGTTAGAAGCCAAAACGATTCATTCTTTTCTTAAAACATACAAATGGTTGAACCCTAAAAATTGGACTTTGAAACGTGAAGGTGGTAAAAAAGCGGGCGGTATTGACACTGTCATAATCGACGAAGCATCTATGTTAGATGTTGAATTGTTGGCAACTCTATTTCGTGCATTGAATTGGAATGAAATTGAAAGAGTTATTTTCGTTGGAGATGCTAATCAATTGCCTCCGATTGGACCTGGAAAACCTTTCTCGGATATTTTAGATTACATTCGTTCTGATAAAACCCGCAAAAAAGAACACTTAGCTGAGTTGACCTTTAATTGCCGGCAAAGCCAAGGTAGTCAAATTGCGAAATTAGCTGCTCATTATTCTTGTTCTAAAGAGCGCCCAGATGAAGAAGTTCTTTGGTTACTTGATAGCAAAAGCTCATCTGGAGATCTAGTTGTTCGTATTTGGGAAAATGAAGACGAATTATATGAAATTATGGAAACAGCCCTTTTTGAAGCTCTTTATGAAGTCGCTAAAAACAAAAGTATTCCAGCTTTGGAAGAATTGAACAAACTCTATGATTCTGTACATGGGTTGGATAAACTTGGTGTAAAAAAGGATTTAGAAGCTGTTCAAGTAATTGCACCTTATCGACATAATGCTTCGGGCGTTGACCCGTTAAATCTGTATCTTCAGCGTCTTATCCGCGGTGATGATGCTGTACGTAAATTTGCAGTTAATGGGTTTGTTTTTTGGGATAAGATTCTGCAGGTTCGTAATGTTACTTATTTTGCATATGATCACGATTTAGGTAAATCCGTAAGAAATGAAGACACCTATGTACCGAACGGAACAATCGGTTATGTTTATCCAAAAAGGGTGAACGGGAATAAAATCCAAGCAAAATTCCCGACAGAATTTATGCGTTACTCTTATTATTTAGGTAGCAAAATGTGTAACCAAAATCTTGAACTTGGTTATGTGCTTTCAGTGCATAAATCTCAAGGAAGTCAGTTTACTAACACGATTTTTGTTTTGCCTGATGAAGATTCGGATTTTCTAAGTAGAGAGCTTCTTTATACTGCGTTGACTCGTGCGCAAGGTAAGTTGTTTCTTTTGTTGCAAAATGGTTCTCGTTTGCTGAAAGATCGCCTTTGGAGTGGAAATTCTGAAATTATTCGAAGAAATTCTGCGCTTTTCAAGACTGCAAAAGGTATTCCTAAAGGAGGCTTTCAAAAGTATCGCCCTGAGGGTTTGATTTATGAGGTTTTGCCTGATTTGTTGGTTAGGTCAAGGGCTGAAGTTGAAATTTCAAAAGCCTTAGTGGATGCAGACATTCCATTTTATTATGAAAAACCTTTGCTTTCAAAGGACGGTCAGACTTTTCGTTTACCAGATTTCACTTTCAAATTTAAACGTAAAACCTATTTTTGGGAACATCTCGGTCGACTTGATGACCCCATATATGCCAAAGATTGGGAACGAAAAAGAAGTTGGTATGTTGCTAATGGATATGAAAATCAGTTACTTACAACTCCAATTGAAGGTTTAGACATTAAAAAATCAATACATTCCATTCTTCAAAATAGGCTTGGGATAACAGTTTAG